Proteins co-encoded in one Columba livia isolate bColLiv1 breed racing homer chromosome 14, bColLiv1.pat.W.v2, whole genome shotgun sequence genomic window:
- the LOC135575453 gene encoding LOW QUALITY PROTEIN: protocadherin gamma-A12-like (The sequence of the model RefSeq protein was modified relative to this genomic sequence to represent the inferred CDS: inserted 7 bases in 5 codons; substituted 1 base at 1 genomic stop codon): MSLWRLSRGRELWVGQAGQAALGSSRCLQCREEAAGAAVERGGARGRPERCRQPRPLRPGSLAGSASGRPASVPAVRSRAAARRRDRRQGXRERRNRGRSSRRRRXCRCWCGTAEEMWAAGRCWGWRERALLWGVLMATWEAAWGQLRYSVPEELPKGSFVGDVAKDMRLQLPALRDRGFRILDKGRTLYFALYGKTGHLVTAEIIDREQLCESVQQCVLRCEVIIEREMQIYEIEVDINDNSPSFREAEKELRMSEMTAPGWQFPLAEAHDPDSGPNSVQSYELSGDEHFSLAVQTGPGGDQRPELVLAKALDREEAAFHELVLRASDGGEPARXGTARIRVAVLDANXNAPVFSQTEYTVRVPEDVPVGSTLVTVTATDADEGLNGQVKYSLKKITEKAXEIFHLDAETGAISLVRSLDFEEGDSYEMEVQARDGGELFVTAKVEITVADVNDNAPELTISSALSEISEAAPPGTVVALLHVQDRDSGANGEVRCSLDGDVPFRLRSSRSSYYSVVTAEELDREQVSEYNVTVRPAAGGSPALWSSVVLGLRVLDVNDKAPVFKEAAYSAYVAENNAAGALVLRMRAWDADWGQNARVRYRLGEGRVRGAPLSSSVSVEVEXGALYALRSFDYEEVREVELWVRAEDGGAPALSSNVSVRLVIVDENDNAPQVLYPPAAPLAVGAGWAGMELAPRLAEPGALVAKVVAVDADADAGQNAWLSYELAKATEPGLFRVGLHSGEVRTARFPLARDAARQSLVVVVKDHGRPALSATATLTVVLAESVAELLAELGSAASAAAPGEPAGSLTRWLVLAVAAVSCLFLAFLLLLLALRLRRWRRSQLLAASSGALRGVPASHFVGIDGVRAFLHSYSHEVSLTADSRKSQLRFSGASCCDTLPARPPPDEPAPLLGEDPAAPPVNFNDRPFSATLPSADSLRFYALHLRMFGYSEGRASFGSALCTSGSCIREVNVGSLLRVTVGVRGRRSYAVAGFTSVSGGQCFFMTSLLYHRMLNDQVLS, from the exons ATGTCTCTGTGGCGACTGTCCCGTGGCCGCGAGCTGTGGGTGGGACAGGCCGGGCAGGCAGCGCTGGGCAGCTCTCGGTGTCTGCAGTGCCGGGAGGAGGCTGCGGGCGCCGCTGTTGAGCGAGGAGGAGCGAGAGGAAGGCCGGAGCGCTGCAGGCAGCCCCGCCCGCTGCGGCCCGGCTCGCTCGCTGGCTCGGCGTCCGGACGGCCTGCGAGCGTCCCCGCGGTGCGGAGCCGTGCTGCAGCGAGGCGGAGGGACCGGCGGCAGGG CCGGGAGCGGCGAAACAGGGGTCGAAGCAGTAGGAGGCGGCG CTGCCGCTGTTGGTGCGGAACCGCGGAGGAGATGTGGGCGGCGGGGAGGTGTTGGGGCTGGCGGGAGCGAGCCCTGCTGTGGGGCGTGCTGATGGCGACGTGGGAGGCGGCGTGGGGGCAGCTGCGCTACTCGGTTCCCGAGGAGCTGCCAAAGGGCTCGTTCGTGGGCGACGTTGCCAAGGACATGAGGCTGCAGCTGCCGGCGCTCCGAGACCGAGGCTTCCGTATCTTGGACAAAGGCAGGACGCTGTATTTTGCTCTTTACGGGAAGACGGGACATTTAGTAACGGCGGAGATAATAgacagagagcagctctgcgAGAGTGTGCAGCAATGCGTGCTGCGGTGTGAGGTGATAATAGAGAGAGAAATGCAGATATATGAAATCGAAGTGGACATTAACGACAACTCCCCCAGCTTCCGAGAGGCAGAAAAAGAACTGAGAATGAGCGAGATGACAGCACCAGGTTGGCAGTTTCCCCTGGCCGAGGCTCACGACCCAGACTCGGGACCGAATTCTGTGCAGAGCTACGAGCTAAGCGGAGACGAGCACTTCTCGCTGGCCGTGCAGACGGGTCCCGGCGGGGATCAGCGTCCCGAGCTGGTGCTGGCGAAGGCGCTGGACCGGGAGGAGGCGGCGTTTCACGAGCTGGTGCTGAGGGCGAGCGACGGCGGCGAGCCGGCGC ACGGCACGGCGCGGATCCGCGTGGCGGTGCTGGACGCCA GCAACGCGCCCGTGTTCAGCCAGACGGAGTACACGGTGCGTGTGCCGGAGGACGTGCCCGTGGGCTCCACCCTCGTCACTGTCACGGCCACCGACGCCGACGAGGGACTGAATGGGCAGGTGAAATACTCGTTGAAAAAAATCACGGAGAAAGCCTAGGAGATTTTCCATCTGGACGCTGAGACGGGAGCGATCTCGCTGGTGCGTAGCCTGGACTTCGAGGAAGGTGACTCGTACGAAATGGAGGTGCAGGCACGGGACGGCGGGGAACTTTTTGTTACGGCAAAAGTGGAGATAACCGTGGCAGACGTCAATGATAACGCTCCCGAACTCACAATTTCATCAGCCTTGAGTGAAATCTCGGAAGCTGCCCCACCGGGGACAGTGGTGGCCCTGCTGCACGTGCAGGACCGCGACTCGGGGGCGAACGGCGAGGTGCGGTGCTCGCTGGACGGCGACGTCCCGTTCCGACTGCGCAGCTCGCGCAGCAGCTACTACAGCGTGGTCACTGCTGAGGAGCTGGACCGGGAGCAGGTGTCGGAGTACAACGTGACGGTGCGGCCGGCGGCCGGCGGGTCGCCGGCGCTGTGGAGCAGCGTCGTGCtggggctgcgggtgctggacGTGAACGACAAAGCGCCGGTGTTCAAGGAGGCCGCCTACAGCGCCTACGTGGCAGAGAACAACGCGGCGGGCGCGCTGGTGCTGAGGATGCGGGCGTGGGACGCGGACTGGGGGCAGAACGCGCGCGTGCGGTACCGGCTGGGGGAGGGGCGTGTGCGGGGCGCGCCGCTGTCGTCGTCCGTGTCGGTGGAGGTGG ACGGCGCGCTGTACGCGCTGCGCTCGTTCGACTACGAGGAGGTGCGCGAAGTGGAGCTGTGGGTGCGGGCGGAGGACGGCGGCGCGCCGGCGCTGAGCAGCAACGTGTCGGTGCGGCTGGTGATCGTGGACGAGAACGACAACGCGCCGCAGGTGCTGTACCCGCCGGCGGCGCCGCTTGCGGTGGGCGCGGGCTGGGCGGGCATGGAGCTGGCGCCGCGCTTGGCGGAGCCCGGGGCGCTGGTGGCCAAGGTGGTGGCGGTGGACGCGGACGCGGACGCGGGGCAGAACGCGTGGCTGTCGTACGAACTGGCCAAGGCGACGGAGCCGGGGCTGTTCCGCGTGGGGCTGCACAGCGGCGAGGTGCGCACGGCGCGCTTCCCGCTGGCCCGCGACGCGGCGAGGCAGAgcctggtggtggtggtgaaggACCACGGGCGGCCGGCGCTGTCGGCCACGGCCACGCTGACGGTGGTGCTGGCCGAGAGTGTGGCCGAGCTGCTGGCCGAGCTGGGCAGCGCGGCatcggcggcggcgccgggcgaGCCGGCCGGCAGCCTGACGCGCTGGCTGGTGCTGGCCGTGGCGGCCGTGTCCTGCCTCTTCCtcgccttcctgctgctgctgctggcgctgcGCCTGCGGCGCTGGCGCCGCTCGCAGCTGCTGGCGGCGAGCAGCGGCGCCTTGCGCGGCGTGCCGGCCTCGCACTTCGTGGGCATCGACGGCGTCCGCGCCTTCCTGCACTCCTACTCGCACGAGGTGTCTCTCACGGCCGACTCGCGCAAGAGCCAGCTCCGCTTCTCAGGCGCCAGCTGCTGCGACACCCTcccggcccgcccgccgcccgaCGAGCCCGCGCCGCTGCTCGGGGAGGACCCCGCCGCTCCCCCGGTGAATTTCAATGACCGCCCTTTCTCTGCCACCCTGCCCTCTGCTGATTCACTGCGCTTTTATGCGTTGCACTTACGGATGTTTGGTTACAGTGAGGGCCGAGCTTCATTCGGCAGCGCGCTGTGTACTAGTGGCTCTTGCATCCGGGAGGTGAACGTGGGATCCTTGCTCAGAGTTACCGTAGGCGTGAGAGGGCGGAGAAGTTATGCTGTTGCTGGCTTCACCTCCGTTAGTGGAGGACAGTGTTTTTTTATGACGTCGCTACTGTATCATAGGATGTTGAATGATCAAGTCTTGTCGTAA
- the LOC135575455 gene encoding protocadherin gamma-A12-like, which translates to MWPVGRRWGRREGALLCGVLVAAWEAAWGQLRYSIPEEMPKGSFVGDAAKDLGLQLRALGESGVRIIDRGRTQYFALHGKTGYLVTAERIDREQACDSVQQCVLRSEVIVEGDMQIYGIEVEIRDINDNAPSFKEVELDQRISEMTAPGTRFPLTEAHDPDSGSNSVQSYELSGDEHFSLAVQTGPGGDQRPELVLAKALDREEAAFHELVLRASDGGEPARTGTARILVAVLDANDNAPVFSQAEYTVRVPEDLPVGSILVTVTATDPDEGLNGRVTYLFKKITEKASRIFHLDAETGAISLVRSLDFEEGDSYEMEVQARDGGGLSNTAKAVITVTDVNDNAPEVTVSSVLSEISEDAPSGTVVALLHVQDRDSGANGEVRCSISETLPFRLERSFENYYRVVTTRELDREQVPEYNVTVRAADGGSPALWSSAVLWLRVLDVNDNAPVFEEARYSARVPENNAAGALVLRVRAWDADWGQNARVRYRLGEGRVRGAPLSSYVSVEAETGALYALRSFDYEEVREVGLWVRAEDGGAPALSSNVSVRLVIVDENDNAPQVLYPPAAPLAAGAGWAGVELAPRSAEPGALVAKVVAVDADAGQNAWLSYELAKATEPGLFRVGLHSGEVRTARFPLARDAARHSLVVVVKDHGRPALSATATLTVVLAESVAELLAELGSAASAAAPGEPAGSLTRWLVLAVAAVSCLFLAFLLLLLALRLRRWRRSQLLAAGSGALRGVPASHFVGIDGVRAFLHSYSHEVSLTADSRKSQLRFSGASCCDTLPARPPPDEPAPLLGEDPAAPPVSSNDRPFSETLPSDASVSFPRRVLMCPV; encoded by the coding sequence ATGTGGCCGGTGGGGAGGCGATGGGGCCGGCGGGAGGGAGCCCTGCTGTGTGGCGTGCTGGTGGCGGCGTGGGAGGCGGCGTGGGGGCAGCTCCGCTACTCGATACCCGAGGAGATGCCGAAGGGCTCGTTCGTGGGCGACGCTGCCAAggacctggggctgcagctgcggGCGCTTGGCGAAAGTGGCGTCCGCATCATAGACAGAGGAAGGACGCAATATTTCGCCTTGCACGGGAAGACGGGATATTTAGTGACGGCGGAGAGGATAGACAGAGAGCAGGCCTGCGATAGTGTGCAGCAATGCGTTCTGCGCTCTGAGGTGATAGTGGAAGGAGACATGCAGATTTACGGTATCGAAGTGGAGATTAGGGACATCAACGATAACGCCCCCAGCTTCAAGGAGGTTGAGCTGGACCAGAGAATAAGCGAGATGACAGCGCCGGGGACGCGGTTTCCCCTGACCGAGGCTCACGACCCGGACTCGGGATCGAATTCTGTGCAGAGCTACGAGCTAAGCGGCGACGAGCACTTCTCGCTGGCCGTGCAGACGGGTCCCGGCGGGGATCAGCGTCCCGAGCTGGTGCTGGCGAAGGCGCTGGACCGGGAGGAGGCGGCGTTTCACGAGCTGGTGCTGAGGGCGAGCGACGGCGGCGAGCCGGCGCGGACGGGCACGGCGCGGATTCTCGTGGCGGTGCTGGACGCCAACGACAACGCGCCCGTGTTCAGCCAGGCGGAGTACACGGTGCGTGTGCCGGAGGACCTGCCCGTGGGCTCCATCCTTGTCACCGTCACGGCCACAGACCCCGACGAGGGGCTCAACGGGCGTGTGACATATTTGTTTAAGAAGATCACGGAAAAGGCCTCGAGGATTTTCCATCTGGACGCTGAGACGGGAGCGATCTCGCTGGTGCGTAGCCTGGACTTTGAGGAAGGCGACTCCTACGAAATGGAGGTGCAAGCACGGGACGGCGGGGGTCTTTCCAACACAGCGAAAGCAGTGATCACCGTGACAGATGTCAATGACAACGCCCCTGAAGTGACAGTATCGTCGGTGCTGAGCGAGATCTCTGAGGACGCTCCGTCGGGGACAGTAGTGGCCCTGCTGCACGTACAGGACCGCGACTCAGGAGCCAACGGCGAGGTGCGGTGCAGCATCTCTGAGACTCTCCCATTCCGGCTGGAGAGGTCGTTTGAGAATTACTACCGCGTGGTAACGACTCGAGAGCTGGACCGGGAGCAGGTGCCAGAGTACAACGTGACGGTGCGGGCGGCGGACGGCGGGTCGCCGGCGCTGTGGAGCAGCGCGGTGCTGTGGCTACGGGTGCTGGACGTGAACGACAACGCGCCGGTGTTCGAGGAGGCGCGCTACAGCGCCCGCGTGCCCGAGAACAACGCGGCGGGCGCGCTGGTGCTGAGGGTGCGGGCGTGGGACGCGGACTGGGGGCAGAACGCGCGCGTGCGGTATCGGCTGGGGGAGGGGCGTGTGAGGGGCGCGCCGCTGTCGTCGTACGTGTCGGTGGAGGCGGAGACGGGCGCGCTGTACGCGCTGCGCTCGTTCGACTACGAGGAGGTGCGCGaagtggggctgtgggtgcgggCGGAGGACGGCGGCGCGCCGGCGCTGAGCAGCAACGTGTCGGTGCGGCTGGTGATCGTGGACGAGAACGACAACGCGCCGCAGGTGCTGTACCCGCCGGCGGCGCCGCTCGCGGCGGGCGCGGGCTGGGCGGGCGTGGAGCTGGCGCCGCGCTCGGCGGAGCCCGGGGCGCTGGTGGCCAAGGTGGTGGCGGTGGATGCGGACGCGGGGCAGAACGCGTGGCTGTCGTACGAGCTGGCCAAGGCGACGGAGCCGGGGCTGTTCCGCGTGGGGCTGCACAGCGGCGAGGTGCGCACGGCGCGCTTCCCGCTGGCCCGCGACGCGGCGCGGCACAgcctggtggtggtggtgaaggACCACGGGCGGCCGGCGCTGTCGGCCACGGCCACGCTGACGGTGGTGCTGGCCGAGAGCGTGGCCGAGCTGCTGGCCGAGCTGGGCAGCGCGGCatcggcggcggcgccgggcgaGCCGGCCGGCAGCCTGACGCGCTGGCTGGTGCTGGCCGTGGCGGCCGTGTCCTGCCTCTTCCtcgccttcctgctgctgctgctggcgctgcGCCTGCGGCGCTGGCGCCGCTCGCAGCTGCTggcggcgggcagcggcgcCTTGCGCGGCGTGCCGGCCTCGCACTTCGTGGGCATCGACGGCGTCCGCGCCTTCCTGCACTCCTACTCGCACGAGGTGTCGCTCACGGCCGACTCGCGCAAGAGCCAGCTCCGCTTCTCGGGCGCCAGCTGCTGCGACACCCTcccggcccgcccgccgcccgaCGAGCCCGCGCCGCTGCTCGGGGAGGACCCCGCCGCTCCCCCGGTGAGTTCCAATGACCGCCCTTTCTCCGAGACGCTTCCCTCTGATGCTTCTGTGTCCTTTCCCCGCCGCGTTCTGATGTGTCCCGTGTAG
- the LOC106145714 gene encoding protocadherin gamma-A10-like, with product MDFEELPSHELEVQARDGGGFLERATVTITLTDVNDNAPELTVSSSLSEISEDSPTGTVVALLHVQDRDSGVNGEVRCSIADNLPLRLERSFDNYYRVVTAEELDREQVSEYNVTVRAADGGSPALWSSAVLWLRVLDVNDNAPVFAEARYSARVPENNAVGALVLRVQAWDADWGQNARVSCCMMSSVNGSY from the coding sequence ATGGACTTCGAAGAATTACCCTCACATGAACTGGAGGTGCAGGCACGGGACGGCGGGGGATTTCTAGAAAGAGCGACAGTCACGATAACGCTGACAGACGTCAACGACAATGCACCCGAACTGACAGTGTCATCGTCTCTGAGCGAGATCTCTGAGGATTCCCCGACGGGGACAGTGGTGGCTCTACTGCACGTGCAGGACCGCGACTCGGGGGTAAACGGCGAGGTGCGGTGTAGCATTGCAGACAACCTCCCATTACGCTTGGAGAGGTCGTTTGATAATTACTACCGCGTGGTCACTGCTGAGGAGCTGGACCGGGAGCAGGTGTCGGAGTACAACGTGACGGTGCGGGCGGCGGACGGCGGGTCGCCTGCGCTGTGGAGTAGTGCCGTGCTGTGGCTGCGGGTGCTGGACGTGAACGACAACGCGCCGGTGTTCGCGGAGGCGCGCTACAGCGCCCGTGTGCCCGAGAACAACGCGGTGGGCGCGCTGGTGCTGAGGGTGCAGGCGTGGGACGCGGACTGGGGGCAGAACGCGCGCGTTTCCTGTTGCATGATGTCTTCCGTGAATGGCAGTTATTGA